From one Candidatus Sulfotelmatobacter sp. genomic stretch:
- a CDS encoding polysaccharide deacetylase family protein: protein MAQPVFYDPRRARWKRLRRLVDVTAVLVSTLIIFFVYTALRDEPLPELLFSPQKRAFKALKESEKEKARDRLKKIVARSHRRSKLAASQVTLNQEEGIRAAFYVPWDAASFSSLRAYAHQVDILYPDWLHVLTPDGRLQGVDDQTNKYFDVVQGNSVLPVDDKVMPFLKTEDPAMEVFPMVNNSDGANWVGDIVGFLNDPNARAHFRQQTGQFLSSGHYRGLMIDFEAFPPSGQAGYMALLKELYGDLHSRGLKLYVAVPPHSNEYDYPAIASGADGVVLMNYDEHYPGAESGPVASQDWFVQNLKFAEKVIPKEKIICAIANYGYDWALKPKKGTLPPEEHDSTVSVQDAWLAARDSDEDVNFDDDAMNPHFSYLDERSVQHDIWFLDAVTALNHMRSAQNLGIQTFALWRLGSEDRSLWRVWDVPGDAGAIDKLRDVPPGAGVDMEGQGEILRIEDKPAHGTRDLTRDDTSKLIADEVFQNLPEPYRVGRYGYSPNKVALTFDDGPDPQWTPKILDVLKQKNATATFFLIGIQADKFSGIVKRIYNEGNTIGNHTFTHPDISNISNAYVKVELNLAERLFASLVGVRVTLMRPPYAIDEEPDTADQVRPLEIPQEMGYVTVGNRIDPDDWSGSPSAEKISAYVLSHLPPCRPENLRCGNVVLLHDGGGNRAETVRALPTIIDGIRARGYEIAPVYELLGKTRADVMAPLPAGELWWARLDRFGFWLFGAGIALITWVFLVGDVLMTGRLIFIGAAAIYDRVREKILGKPAEVASYRPKVAVLIPAYNEEKVIERTVRAALNSNYPNLRVIVIDDGSKDRTLEVARRTFSAETAAGKVLILGKPNSGKAEALNYGIEHIGDAEIFVGIDADTIIAPDAISRLVPHFINPKVGAMAGNAKVGNRVNLWTRWQALEYITSQNFERRALDLFNVVTVIPGAIGGWRTEAVRHGGGYPINTVAEDADLTMNLLEQGYKVIYEDQALAFTEAPVDAKGLMRQR, encoded by the coding sequence ATGGCTCAGCCAGTCTTCTATGATCCGCGACGCGCCCGGTGGAAACGCCTGCGACGCCTGGTCGACGTTACCGCGGTCCTGGTTTCTACCCTGATTATTTTCTTCGTCTACACCGCGCTGCGGGACGAGCCACTGCCCGAACTTCTCTTCTCTCCGCAAAAGCGCGCCTTCAAAGCTCTGAAAGAGAGTGAGAAGGAAAAAGCTCGCGACCGCTTAAAAAAAATAGTTGCGCGGTCGCACCGCAGATCCAAACTGGCGGCGTCGCAGGTGACATTGAATCAGGAGGAAGGAATTCGCGCGGCCTTCTATGTGCCCTGGGATGCGGCCAGCTTCTCGTCGCTGCGCGCCTACGCCCACCAGGTTGACATTCTTTATCCTGACTGGCTTCACGTGCTCACGCCAGACGGACGACTCCAGGGCGTCGACGACCAGACCAATAAATATTTCGACGTCGTGCAGGGCAACTCGGTCCTGCCGGTCGACGACAAAGTGATGCCGTTTCTGAAGACGGAAGACCCCGCCATGGAAGTCTTTCCTATGGTGAACAATTCAGACGGCGCCAATTGGGTCGGGGATATTGTTGGCTTCCTCAACGATCCGAACGCGCGAGCTCACTTTCGCCAGCAAACCGGACAGTTTCTTTCCTCCGGGCATTACCGCGGCCTGATGATCGATTTTGAGGCCTTTCCGCCGAGCGGCCAAGCTGGGTATATGGCTCTGTTGAAAGAATTGTACGGCGATCTGCACAGTCGCGGCCTGAAGCTCTACGTGGCCGTGCCGCCGCACAGCAACGAATACGATTATCCCGCGATCGCCTCGGGAGCCGACGGCGTGGTGCTCATGAATTACGACGAGCATTATCCCGGGGCTGAGTCCGGTCCCGTAGCTTCGCAAGACTGGTTCGTACAGAACCTGAAATTTGCCGAGAAGGTGATTCCCAAAGAAAAGATCATTTGCGCCATCGCAAATTATGGCTATGACTGGGCCCTGAAACCGAAAAAAGGAACGCTGCCTCCCGAAGAACACGACAGCACTGTCAGCGTGCAGGATGCATGGCTAGCCGCGCGCGATTCCGACGAAGATGTCAACTTTGACGATGACGCCATGAATCCGCATTTCAGCTACCTCGACGAACGAAGCGTGCAGCACGATATCTGGTTCCTGGATGCGGTTACCGCCCTGAACCACATGAGGTCCGCGCAGAACCTGGGCATCCAGACATTCGCGCTCTGGCGCCTGGGCAGCGAAGACCGCTCCTTGTGGCGGGTGTGGGACGTACCCGGCGACGCAGGCGCAATTGACAAACTGCGCGACGTGCCCCCTGGTGCAGGCGTGGATATGGAGGGTCAGGGTGAAATCCTGCGCATCGAAGATAAGCCCGCGCATGGTACGCGTGACCTGACCCGCGATGACACCAGCAAGTTAATCGCCGATGAAGTCTTCCAGAACCTGCCCGAGCCTTACCGCGTGGGTCGATATGGCTACAGCCCGAACAAAGTTGCACTCACGTTCGACGACGGTCCGGATCCCCAGTGGACGCCGAAAATCCTCGATGTGCTCAAACAGAAAAACGCGACCGCCACTTTTTTCCTGATCGGCATCCAGGCCGATAAGTTTTCGGGAATCGTGAAGCGGATTTACAACGAAGGCAACACCATCGGGAACCACACCTTCACGCATCCCGACATCAGCAACATCTCCAACGCCTATGTGAAGGTAGAGCTCAATCTGGCGGAGCGCCTATTTGCGAGCCTGGTGGGCGTGCGCGTCACATTGATGCGACCACCCTATGCGATTGATGAGGAGCCCGATACCGCGGACCAGGTGCGCCCGCTCGAGATTCCGCAGGAGATGGGCTACGTTACCGTCGGCAACCGCATCGATCCCGACGACTGGAGCGGGAGTCCTTCGGCCGAAAAGATTTCGGCCTATGTGCTCTCACATCTTCCGCCCTGCCGCCCGGAAAACCTGCGCTGTGGCAACGTCGTTTTGCTGCACGATGGCGGCGGCAATCGCGCCGAAACCGTGCGCGCTCTGCCCACGATCATCGACGGCATCCGGGCTCGCGGGTACGAGATCGCTCCGGTTTACGAACTGCTCGGCAAAACTCGCGCCGACGTAATGGCTCCATTGCCCGCGGGCGAACTGTGGTGGGCCCGGCTCGACCGATTCGGTTTTTGGCTGTTCGGGGCTGGAATCGCCTTGATCACCTGGGTCTTTCTTGTCGGCGATGTATTGATGACCGGTCGTCTTATCTTTATTGGAGCGGCTGCGATTTACGACCGTGTGCGCGAGAAGATACTCGGCAAACCCGCTGAAGTCGCTTCCTACAGGCCGAAAGTTGCGGTGCTCATTCCCGCCTACAACGAAGAGAAAGTAATCGAGCGCACCGTGCGCGCGGCGCTCAACTCGAATTATCCCAACCTGCGCGTAATCGTGATTGACGATGGTTCGAAAGACCGCACGCTCGAGGTGGCGCGCAGAACTTTCTCTGCGGAAACCGCGGCGGGGAAAGTTCTGATCCTCGGAAAACCGAACTCGGGTAAGGCCGAAGCCCTCAACTACGGTATCGAGCACATCGGCGATGCGGAAATCTTCGTAGGAATCGACGCCGATACCATCATCGCTCCGGATGCGATCTCGCGCCTGGTGCCGCATTTCATCAATCCCAAAGTCGGCGCCATGGCGGGCAATGCGAAAGTCGGCAACCGCGTAAATCTTTGGACGCGCTGGCAGGCGCTCGAATACATCACCAGCCAGAATTTTGAGCGTCGCGCGCTGGATCTGTTTAACGTGGTCACCGTCATACCAGGCGCCATCGGCGGATGGCGCACGGAGGCGGTACGCCATGGTGGCGGTTATCCCATCAACACGGTGGCGGAAGACGCCGACCTCACCATGAACCTGCTCGAGCAGGGCTATAAGGTCATCTATGAAGATCAGGCGCTCGCCTTCACCGAAGCGCCGGTGGATGCGAAGGGCCTTATGCGCCAGCGCT
- a CDS encoding glycosyltransferase family 39 protein, whose protein sequence is MASLAALGLRLFLVVRFPGVVDDSRFYADIANNWLHHGTYGITNSGAIVPTLSRLPGYPAFLAAIFALFGTGNFRAVLLVQVLFDLATCFLIADMALRLFSRRAAKAAFLLAAFCPFLANYAATALTETLEIFFTALALELALRGLGAGEDAASYTTSPARLILIWLGCGLSVGAAILLRPDGGILLAAIGGYLLWRLVRQLKERGALPIVERTSAQRTLAPRTILWAGVLLAAGALAPLVPWTLRNLHTLHRFEPLAPRYATDSDDMVMNGFNRWTKTWIADYVSVQEIYWSVPGSEIDLTKLPDRAFDSDSQRQRTAALFADYNRDHDMTPALDARFAALAAERVRAAPTRYYLWLPALRIADMWLRPRTELFPSDPRWWEFNDDERWLAVSLGFGAINLAYVTMAAAGLVRARAIFGIGLFILFLLLRSAFLGTLENPEPRYTLECYPVVIILASGLFHRRA, encoded by the coding sequence TTGGCGAGTTTAGCGGCGCTGGGGTTGCGGCTATTCCTGGTGGTACGCTTTCCCGGAGTCGTTGACGATTCGCGATTTTATGCCGACATTGCAAACAACTGGCTGCATCACGGTACCTATGGCATAACCAACTCCGGGGCAATCGTGCCCACGCTCTCGCGGCTCCCCGGCTACCCCGCATTTCTGGCCGCGATTTTCGCGCTGTTTGGGACCGGAAATTTTCGCGCGGTCCTGCTGGTGCAGGTATTGTTCGACCTGGCCACCTGCTTTTTGATCGCCGATATGGCGCTTCGCCTTTTCTCCAGGCGAGCCGCGAAGGCGGCATTTCTTCTGGCCGCATTCTGTCCTTTTCTAGCTAACTATGCGGCTACGGCCCTGACTGAGACGCTGGAGATTTTCTTCACCGCACTCGCTCTCGAGTTGGCGTTGCGCGGGTTAGGGGCAGGCGAGGACGCCGCCTCGTACACAACATCACCGGCTCGTCTCATCTTGATCTGGCTCGGCTGCGGATTATCCGTGGGGGCGGCGATTCTGCTGCGGCCTGACGGAGGGATTTTGCTGGCAGCGATTGGCGGATACTTGCTCTGGCGGCTCGTGCGTCAGCTCAAGGAGCGAGGCGCTCTGCCGATTGTTGAACGAACTTCTGCTCAACGAACGCTTGCTCCTCGAACCATCCTCTGGGCCGGAGTGCTGCTCGCGGCCGGAGCCCTCGCTCCTCTGGTGCCGTGGACGCTGCGCAACCTGCACACGCTTCATCGCTTCGAGCCTTTGGCTCCGCGTTATGCCACCGACTCTGACGACATGGTGATGAATGGCTTCAATCGCTGGACGAAGACCTGGATTGCCGACTACGTCTCGGTACAAGAGATTTACTGGAGCGTCCCGGGTTCGGAAATCGATTTGACCAAGCTCCCCGATCGCGCATTCGATTCCGATTCACAGCGCCAGCGCACCGCGGCACTTTTCGCCGACTATAACCGCGATCACGACATGACTCCGGCACTCGACGCTCGCTTCGCAGCTCTCGCTGCCGAGCGGGTTCGCGCCGCGCCAACCCGATATTATTTGTGGCTTCCTGCACTCCGCATCGCAGATATGTGGCTGCGCCCGCGCACCGAACTTTTTCCGTCCGATCCGCGCTGGTGGGAGTTTAACGATGACGAACGCTGGCTCGCCGTCAGCCTGGGATTTGGCGCGATCAATCTCGCCTATGTGACGATGGCCGCTGCCGGCCTGGTGCGCGCGCGCGCAATTTTTGGCATCGGCCTATTCATTTTATTTCTGCTGCTGCGCTCGGCATTTCTCGGAACTCTGGAAAATCCCGAGCCCCGTTACACGCTGGAATGCTATCCCGTGGTCATAATTCTTGCGTCCGGGCTTTTTCACCGACGGGCATGA
- a CDS encoding carboxypeptidase regulatory-like domain-containing protein, translating into MMILGRVRGVLSLVAMAALFVGLAAAQEATGRIVGNVTDQTGAALVGAKVTATNLGTQISNSTTSDKNGFYEILSLPIGTYKISVEMSGFRRQAFEHQALQINQSLRLDAKLVVGQLSEVVEVTGQAANVETVNQTVGTSIVGETIQRAPLNGRDVLDLAKLMPGVTETNDDSTAAGTYSIGGGRSDSVTFLLDGALNNNLLDNSVVYNPNPDTIAEFRVLESNYSAEYGRNGGGVISVVTKSGTNDWHGSAFEFLRNDAFNANTFINNAQGLPRNVLKRNQYGATFGGPIKKDKFFFFVGYQGQRLSEQTTTTPFTVYTPAELNGDFSTANNGSPDPNVVCFLTGYYPGGTGCATDQNGNPIQGTPNPYFQQNPALAAQGIIDPTTIDPVAQNYISKGMIPTDPTGVHDYQGAQSDNYNELTMKFDFLVTQKDKLSVTLGGRREPLLFPFNFATVPGYSNISYNNSYFSNLTYSRTFTTNLLNEFRVFVQRNNAGQDATTGAFKSQTAAAMGFGTTPDQATGPPNLWFDNGLQVGYSEQGPTTLVSNTFGFTEALTYIHGHHNLKFGTGVSAYQNNTLYDYYVNGEWDFYAGGAGSQNGLADFLLGIPSAYYQYPSAPSNIRSKAYYGFAQDEWRIAKNLSVNFGLRYEYSSPKFDTQGRSFSVIPGVTTPSIVFPNAPIGMLFPGDPNAPKGVNFPQRNNWGPRFGFAWDPRGDGKTSVRGGIGMFYDVLKGEDNLQFNGQPPFFSSVGLYFPSVSGATGPVGYYQDPWDATGTVNPFPSHPPASNLDFGAAGFLPINSGGSVYLVDPNLRTPYTYQYNLSVQHELKGNLLAEASYVGSSSHGLTSLQDINPFVLGTTDRILNLTPGNSSCLDETETQRAIDNGTSTGPTCSFDNLLEFRNVSQAVYHSLQASLTRQFADVRYIGHTYFTLGYTLSHSIDNASGFRQRNSSVPTYNTGLFRADSDQDVRNRITFSGGWDMPWDRAWESGPKRLTQGWSLFPIVTYHTGFPYDIYASLGDRFDPQAEGPSAAGDPYNVHANVIGPSNSLNPRHPQDFGQGPANYWFNPNSFSNAQCPPNNDQNQPPACTPGPTMLPSNDQVVANPSLATYGGLARNSLQGPGFVNVDLALAKTTALIAERMKLEFRAEFFNIFNHANFINPVTNINSAQFGQVTSTHDPRIIQLAARLTF; encoded by the coding sequence ATGATGATTCTGGGACGGGTTCGCGGGGTTCTCTCTTTGGTGGCAATGGCAGCCCTGTTTGTTGGGCTGGCCGCAGCGCAGGAAGCCACTGGCCGAATTGTGGGCAACGTAACCGATCAAACTGGCGCGGCGTTGGTCGGGGCCAAGGTCACGGCCACTAACCTTGGCACGCAAATCTCCAACTCGACGACCAGCGATAAGAATGGGTTCTACGAAATCCTCTCTCTGCCGATTGGCACGTACAAGATCTCGGTGGAAATGTCAGGATTCCGCCGGCAGGCCTTCGAACACCAGGCTCTCCAGATTAACCAGTCGTTGCGCCTCGATGCCAAACTGGTCGTCGGCCAGCTTTCAGAGGTCGTCGAGGTTACGGGGCAGGCGGCCAACGTCGAAACCGTCAATCAGACAGTGGGCACGAGCATTGTCGGCGAGACCATTCAGCGCGCCCCGTTAAATGGCCGCGACGTTCTCGATCTGGCGAAGCTCATGCCGGGCGTGACTGAGACCAATGACGACAGCACTGCGGCGGGTACCTACAGTATCGGCGGCGGACGATCAGATTCCGTGACTTTCCTGCTCGACGGCGCGCTCAATAATAACCTGCTCGACAACAGCGTCGTTTACAACCCTAATCCCGATACGATTGCCGAGTTCCGAGTCCTCGAGAGTAACTATTCGGCCGAATATGGACGAAACGGCGGCGGCGTGATCAGCGTAGTGACCAAGTCCGGCACCAACGATTGGCATGGAAGCGCCTTCGAGTTTTTGCGCAACGACGCCTTTAACGCCAATACTTTCATTAACAACGCTCAGGGCTTGCCCCGTAACGTGCTCAAGCGCAACCAATACGGCGCCACCTTCGGCGGCCCGATTAAGAAAGACAAGTTTTTCTTTTTTGTTGGCTATCAGGGCCAGCGACTCTCCGAGCAGACGACCACAACTCCCTTTACGGTGTACACGCCTGCGGAGTTGAACGGAGATTTTTCAACTGCCAATAATGGAAGCCCAGACCCAAACGTGGTCTGCTTTCTCACCGGTTATTATCCGGGTGGAACTGGCTGTGCCACGGATCAAAATGGAAACCCGATTCAGGGCACCCCGAATCCATACTTCCAGCAAAACCCTGCTCTGGCCGCGCAGGGCATTATTGATCCCACGACAATCGATCCCGTCGCACAGAATTACATCAGCAAAGGCATGATCCCCACCGACCCAACCGGCGTCCACGATTATCAGGGCGCGCAGAGCGACAACTACAACGAACTCACCATGAAGTTCGACTTCCTCGTCACCCAGAAGGACAAACTTTCCGTCACCCTGGGCGGGCGTCGCGAGCCTCTTCTGTTCCCGTTTAACTTCGCTACTGTGCCGGGCTATTCCAACATCAGCTATAACAACAGCTATTTCTCGAATCTCACCTACAGCCGAACCTTCACAACCAACCTGCTCAATGAATTCAGAGTATTTGTGCAACGAAATAATGCCGGGCAGGACGCCACCACCGGCGCGTTCAAGTCTCAAACCGCCGCTGCCATGGGCTTCGGGACGACGCCCGATCAGGCCACCGGTCCGCCGAACCTATGGTTCGACAACGGCCTGCAAGTCGGATACAGCGAACAAGGTCCCACTACGCTGGTCAGCAACACGTTTGGGTTTACCGAAGCTCTCACTTACATCCACGGCCACCACAACTTGAAATTCGGAACCGGCGTGTCCGCCTATCAGAACAATACACTTTACGACTACTATGTAAACGGAGAGTGGGACTTTTACGCCGGGGGAGCGGGATCGCAGAACGGGCTGGCCGATTTCCTGTTGGGCATCCCATCCGCGTATTACCAGTATCCCTCTGCGCCGTCGAACATTCGCAGCAAGGCTTATTACGGTTTCGCGCAGGATGAGTGGCGGATCGCTAAAAACCTCTCGGTCAATTTTGGGCTGCGCTACGAATACAGCTCGCCGAAGTTCGACACCCAGGGTCGTTCTTTCTCGGTGATTCCCGGAGTGACTACCCCGTCTATTGTTTTCCCTAACGCTCCGATCGGCATGCTGTTTCCGGGCGACCCCAACGCTCCGAAGGGAGTTAATTTTCCGCAGCGCAACAACTGGGGTCCGCGTTTCGGTTTTGCCTGGGACCCACGCGGCGACGGAAAGACCAGCGTTCGCGGCGGCATCGGAATGTTCTATGACGTCCTGAAGGGCGAAGACAACCTCCAGTTCAACGGACAGCCGCCATTCTTCTCCTCGGTGGGACTGTACTTCCCCAGCGTTTCTGGCGCTACTGGCCCGGTGGGCTACTACCAGGATCCCTGGGACGCAACCGGTACGGTGAACCCATTTCCATCACATCCGCCGGCATCGAACCTCGACTTTGGCGCTGCCGGATTTCTTCCCATAAATTCGGGAGGCTCGGTGTATCTGGTGGATCCCAATCTGCGCACCCCTTATACGTACCAATACAACCTCAGCGTGCAGCACGAACTGAAGGGCAATCTCCTAGCGGAAGCCAGCTACGTCGGCAGCAGTTCTCATGGCCTGACCTCATTACAAGACATCAACCCATTCGTGCTCGGCACTACGGATCGCATTTTGAACCTGACGCCCGGCAACAGTTCCTGCCTTGATGAAACCGAGACCCAGCGTGCGATAGATAACGGCACAAGCACGGGTCCCACTTGCAGCTTTGACAACTTGCTCGAATTCAGGAACGTCAGCCAGGCGGTCTACCACAGTCTGCAAGCCAGCCTCACCCGGCAATTTGCCGACGTGCGCTATATCGGTCACACTTATTTCACTCTGGGTTATACCTTGTCCCACAGCATCGACAATGCTTCTGGATTCCGTCAGCGGAACAGCAGCGTACCGACCTACAACACAGGTCTTTTCCGGGCCGACAGCGATCAGGACGTGCGCAACCGAATCACATTCAGTGGCGGATGGGACATGCCTTGGGATAGAGCATGGGAGTCCGGCCCAAAGCGCCTGACTCAGGGATGGAGTCTGTTCCCCATCGTCACGTATCATACGGGCTTTCCCTATGACATCTACGCGAGTCTGGGAGACCGATTTGATCCTCAAGCGGAAGGCCCATCGGCCGCCGGAGACCCCTACAACGTTCACGCAAATGTCATAGGGCCGTCTAATTCCCTGAATCCTCGCCATCCGCAGGACTTCGGGCAAGGTCCGGCTAACTACTGGTTCAATCCCAACAGCTTCAGCAACGCACAATGCCCCCCGAATAACGACCAGAATCAGCCCCCGGCCTGCACGCCGGGGCCGACTATGCTGCCCTCCAACGACCAAGTGGTGGCCAATCCTTCGCTGGCCACTTACGGCGGTTTGGCACGCAACTCCCTACAGGGCCCGGGCTTTGTGAATGTCGACCTGGCGCTGGCTAAAACGACTGCTCTGATCGCCGAGCGGATGAAGTTGGAATTCCGTGCTGAGTTCTTCAACATTTTCAACCACGCAAACTTCATCAATCCAGTGACCAACATCAATAGCGCCCAATTCGGCCAAGTGACCTCGACGCACGATCCACGCATTATCCAGCTGGCGGCGAGACTGACGTTCTGA
- a CDS encoding outer membrane lipoprotein carrier protein LolA — protein sequence MDSTSATFRTTQADFEWDTYEKVIDELDDIETGTIYYRRNGKDIEMMAEVKKAGGDPKNLKPEPKYVLFSNGIIRMYQPKPDQVTVYDLGKNRSEFESYLVLGFGGSGQDLVKAFDVTYVGPETVNGVATAQLQLIPKSEKVRNTYNKILLWIDLDKGISVQQKFITPQGDYRLTKYSNIQLNEKKIPDSVFKLNTTSKTQTISPKG from the coding sequence ATGGATTCGACCTCTGCGACCTTCCGCACGACGCAAGCCGATTTCGAATGGGATACGTACGAAAAAGTGATCGATGAACTCGACGACATTGAGACAGGAACCATCTATTACCGTCGCAATGGCAAAGACATCGAGATGATGGCCGAAGTCAAGAAGGCGGGCGGCGATCCAAAAAACCTGAAACCGGAGCCTAAATACGTTCTCTTCAGCAACGGCATCATCCGCATGTATCAGCCCAAGCCCGACCAGGTGACCGTCTACGATCTCGGCAAGAATAGAAGCGAGTTCGAAAGTTATCTCGTGCTCGGCTTCGGCGGAAGCGGGCAGGATCTGGTGAAGGCATTTGACGTAACGTATGTCGGTCCGGAGACCGTCAACGGCGTTGCCACCGCTCAGTTGCAATTGATCCCAAAATCTGAAAAAGTTCGCAACACCTACAACAAGATTCTCCTTTGGATCGATCTCGACAAGGGAATTTCGGTGCAACAGAAATTTATTACGCCGCAGGGCGATTATCGCCTGACCAAGTACTCCAACATTCAGCTGAACGAGAAGAAAATTCCCGACAGCGTTTTTAAACTGAATACGACCAGTAAGACGCAAACGATTTCACCTAAGGGATAA
- the serS gene encoding serine--tRNA ligase, translating to MLDLNFVRENLPLVEDKLRQRGLDPAAVLRDFREVETERRQAITEAETSKAQRNKASEEIAKLKKGGQDASAAMSQTKDLREKIQVLEKTAADLDTRLRDILAGIPNLPHASVPIGHSAEDNVEVRRWGTAPKFDFTPKAHWDLGAELGILDLERAVKLSGARFAVYWDLGAKLERALANFMLDLHTREHGYTEVLPPYLVNSESMYGTGQLPKFAADLFRVPHGDKDLWLIPTAEVPVTNLYRDEVLEQARLPLSLTAYTPCFRSEAGSYGKDVRGIIRQHQFQKVELVKFTRPEHSYDEHETLTRNAEEVLQKLGLHYRIVKLCTGDMSAASAKTYDIEVWLPGQQLYREISSCSNFESYQARRANIRYRPEGKNKTDFVHTLNGSGLAVGRTWVAIVENYQQADGSVVIPEALRPYIGADRITAKKF from the coding sequence ATGCTTGATCTGAATTTCGTTCGTGAAAACCTACCGCTTGTGGAAGATAAGCTGCGCCAGCGCGGACTGGATCCGGCTGCGGTGCTGCGCGACTTTCGGGAAGTCGAGACCGAGCGGCGCCAGGCCATTACCGAAGCGGAGACCAGCAAGGCGCAGCGTAATAAGGCGTCGGAAGAGATTGCGAAGCTGAAAAAAGGTGGGCAGGATGCCAGCGCTGCGATGAGCCAGACGAAGGACCTGCGCGAAAAGATCCAGGTGCTGGAAAAAACTGCGGCTGACCTTGATACTCGTCTGCGCGATATTCTCGCGGGCATTCCGAATTTGCCGCACGCCAGCGTCCCCATCGGCCACAGCGCCGAGGACAATGTCGAGGTGCGCCGCTGGGGCACGGCGCCGAAGTTCGATTTCACTCCGAAGGCACACTGGGATCTGGGGGCGGAACTTGGCATCCTCGATCTGGAGCGGGCTGTGAAACTGTCCGGGGCGCGGTTCGCAGTCTATTGGGATCTGGGCGCGAAGCTCGAGCGAGCGCTGGCTAACTTCATGCTCGACCTTCATACGCGCGAACATGGATATACCGAAGTTCTTCCTCCGTATCTGGTGAATTCTGAATCGATGTATGGCACTGGACAGTTGCCCAAGTTTGCGGCGGATCTTTTCCGCGTGCCGCACGGCGACAAGGATCTCTGGCTGATCCCGACAGCGGAAGTTCCAGTCACCAATCTCTATCGTGACGAAGTGCTCGAGCAGGCGCGGCTTCCGCTCTCGCTCACCGCTTACACGCCTTGTTTTCGCAGCGAGGCGGGATCGTACGGGAAAGATGTGCGCGGGATTATCCGGCAACATCAGTTTCAGAAAGTCGAACTGGTGAAGTTCACGCGCCCGGAACATTCCTACGACGAGCACGAAACACTCACGCGCAATGCGGAGGAGGTTCTCCAGAAGCTCGGTCTGCATTACCGCATAGTCAAGCTTTGCACCGGAGACATGAGCGCGGCCTCGGCGAAGACGTACGACATTGAGGTGTGGCTGCCAGGGCAGCAGTTGTATCGGGAGATTTCGTCGTGCTCGAACTTCGAGTCGTATCAGGCGCGGCGGGCCAACATTCGTTATCGTCCGGAGGGTAAGAATAAGACCGACTTCGTGCACACGCTGAACGGAAGTGGGCTGGCCGTCGGCCGCACCTGGGTTGCGATCGTGGAAAATTATCAGCAGGCGGATGGGAGCGTCGTGATTCCCGAGGCGCTGCGGCCATATATTGGCGCGGATAGGATTACGGCGAAGAAGTTTTGA
- a CDS encoding dihydroorotate dehydrogenase codes for MTAASAPDLGVSVAGIPLKNPIIAASGTFGYGVEFEDVVHLGKLGGFVVKGLSKEPMIGNPPPRLWETAAGMLNAIGLQNIGAQAFLAEKLPHLREIKNIVVLANVFGYTREDYERTIEILNDGEGIAAYELNVSCPNTAHGGLQFGSDPRSLDEVVTTAKRVARRPLIVKLSPNVTSIAQMAYVAQEAGADALSLINTFVAMAIDPETRKPRIANVTAGLSGPAIKPIAVRMVYDAAHAVKIPVIGMGGISTAADVVEFLLAGATAVQIGTASYWDPCATEKIVDELQEWCGDHNVARLSDFIGGMLLE; via the coding sequence ATGACCGCCGCGTCGGCTCCCGATCTCGGCGTGAGCGTGGCCGGCATTCCGCTGAAGAACCCGATTATTGCCGCCAGCGGAACATTTGGCTACGGCGTCGAGTTTGAAGACGTCGTGCATCTGGGCAAACTCGGCGGATTCGTCGTGAAGGGACTCTCGAAGGAGCCAATGATCGGTAATCCTCCGCCGCGCCTGTGGGAAACCGCGGCTGGAATGTTGAATGCCATCGGCCTGCAAAACATCGGCGCGCAAGCCTTTCTCGCGGAGAAGTTGCCGCACTTGCGCGAGATCAAGAACATCGTCGTGCTGGCCAATGTTTTCGGCTATACCCGCGAAGACTACGAGCGCACCATCGAGATCCTCAACGATGGCGAAGGCATCGCGGCTTACGAGTTGAATGTCTCTTGCCCCAACACCGCCCACGGAGGGCTGCAATTCGGCAGCGACCCGCGTTCGCTCGATGAAGTCGTGACCACCGCCAAACGCGTGGCGCGGCGTCCGCTGATCGTGAAGCTGTCGCCGAACGTGACCAGCATCGCGCAGATGGCGTATGTGGCGCAGGAAGCCGGCGCTGACGCCCTCTCGCTCATCAACACGTTCGTGGCCATGGCAATTGACCCTGAGACGCGCAAGCCGCGCATCGCCAACGTCACCGCCGGCCTCTCTGGCCCGGCGATCAAGCCCATCGCGGTGCGCATGGTCTACGACGCGGCACATGCCGTGAAGATTCCCGTGATCGGCATGGGTGGCATTTCCACTGCGGCCGACGTTGTGGAATTCTTGCTTGCCGGCGCCACCGCCGTGCAAATCGGCACGGCCAGCTATTGGGATCCCTGCGCCACCGAGAAAATTGTCGACGAGTTGCAGGAGTGGTGCGGCGATCACAACGTCGCCCGGCTTTCCGACTTCATCGGCGGTATGCTGCTGGAATGA